One Arcobacter sp. FWKO B genomic window, ATTGCTGAACTTACAAAACTTATGGAAGAACTTGAACCTAAACTAATAGTTCAAAAAGGTAAAAAAGAGCCTAAACATCCACAAGGAAACTACAAAATCGATGAATCAAAAATAAGATGGGATTTAATAGCTTCAAAAGAGGATGTACTAAAAGCTGTTGAAGATATCAGAGCTAATGGTAGAGAAAATTCTAAATATGTAATTATAGATTCAAGAAGAATGGGTGAAGTTATGGGTGAAATTACACTAGATAATGTTGCTCGTGGTGGACATATTCCAGGTTCTACTATAGTTGAGTGGACGCATATTTCTGATGCTGATAGAAAACTCTCATTCAAAGATTTAAAAGAGATGCAAAGAGTTTTTGATAAATATGGAATTACAAAAGATAAAGTTATATATCCATACTGTCATGTTGGTGCAGGAAGAAGTACGGAGTTTCAAATTGCTCTTAAGCTTTTGGGTTATGAAAATGTAAAAACATATACAGGTAGCTGGAATGAATGGGGTAATGATCAAGATTTACCTATTAGTAGATAAAAGTTAGGAGTAGGAAATGACAAGACCAATGAATAGTACGCTTTTTGAAAACAAAATAGCAAATGATAACTCTACTACAACTGATGTAACAGTGGTAACTGGTGAGAGTAATATTCAAAGTGAGCAAAGAAGAAACTTCTTAAAAGTTTCTGGTGCAACTGCAGCTATGCTTGCTGGAAGTAGCCACCTTTTCGCAAAAACTGAAGTAATGGATATCACAAATGGTAAACATAACTATCCAAATGCAACATATACAGAAAATATGTATAGAAATGAGTTTGGTTTTACTTATGGTAAAAAAGATGAGCATGGGTTTGCATATCACTGTGTAAACTGTCAAGGTAACTGTGCTTGGGAAGTATGGTCACATAATGGTGTAATCACAAGAGAAAACCAAAGTGCAAGATATCCAAGAATCAATGCAAAAATACCTGATTTTAATCCAAGAGGATGTAATAAAGGTGTTCAACACTCTCAAATTATGTATGAAAAAGATAGAATCCTTTATCCAATGGAAAGAGTTGGCAAAAGAGGTGAGGGTAAATGGAAAAGAATTAGTTGGGATGATGCTGCTACAAAAGTAGCTCAACAAATTTTTGATGTAATGACTGACCCAAAAAGAGGACCTTCAAAACTTCTTGTTCAAGCTGGAACTGGACTTTTAACAGAGGGAAGAAGAGGAGCACCACTTAGATTTGGTACTCAACTTGGTGCTACAAGAATTTATCCTGCATCATATCTTGGAGATATGTTTAGTGGTGCTGCTATAGCATTTGGTGAGGGTAATGTTGGGTGTACATATGACTTTTTATATAATGTAGATGTTGCAGTTTTCTGGGGAGCAAATCCATCAGTATCAAGAATTCCTGATGCACACTTTGTATGGGAAGGGAAATACAACGGTGCAAAAGTAATCGTTATTACACCTGAGTTTAACGCTAGTGCAAAAAGTGCAGATTTATGGTTACCAATCAAGCCAGGAACTGACAATATCTTAGCAATGGCAGTAATGAATGAGATCTTAAAAAATAAATACTACAAACCAGAATTTATCAAAACTTATACAGATTTACCAATGCTTGTAAAAGTTGATGATAAAAAACTTTTAAGAGCAAGTGATTTTGAATATGATGCAGCAGCAGCTTATTCTGCAGCACATAAGATAGATCCAAAAGCTGAAGAAAGATTGTATTGCTGGAATACAAATACAAACTCGATTGCTGAAATGCCAGGATGTCATGGTAGCAAAGATCAAACTCTAAAAATCAAAGATTTCAATATAAATCCTGCATTAGAGGGTGAGTGGGAGATAGATGTAAGAGGCAAAAAAGTAAAAGTTACTACTGTATTTGAATTATTAAAGAAAAATGCTGAGCCTTATACTGCTGAGTATGCTGCAAAAGAGTGTTTTACAAATATTGCACCATCAGTAATTAAACAACTTGCTTACGATATGTCAGTACCAAAAGTTGTTGAAACTACAACTGGATTTAGTTTAAATAAATATTTTAATGGTGTATTAACACTATGGAATATCTGTTCAATTGCAGGGCTTACTGGTAAAATGGGACCATACGGTGGTATCAATACTGAGGGTGAATGGACACTAAACGGTCTTGGAGGACTAAGTGCATTTAGTGGTAAATATAACCCAAGATTTGGTTCTGGATTTGTTGGTGAGTTTGTTATGGGTGATGGACTTGCAACTGTTGAAGAATATTTCTCAAATGAAGATGTTGTAAGAGCACACCAAAGTAATGGAAATAAATCAGGAATTGATAAAGCAGAATATATCAAAATAATTAAAGCAATGCTTGAAAAAGGTGATATGAGTGATGGTGAAAAAGGAACTGGACATAAACACTGGGATCCTGAAGTAGCAGTACTTATTGCTGATAGTAGATTTAGAAGAAATAAAGGTAGCAAGTATAGAGAAGCGTTCCTTAGAAAAATGAAACATCTAACAATAGTTGATTTCAAAATGAGTGAAGCTGCTGTTTATGCTGATATTTTACTTCCAGCAAAATCACACTATGAGGTATGGGATATAAGAACATCTCCAGGATACCATAGATATACGAACCTTGCTCAACCAGTAGCAAATATTAAGCCTGTTGGTGAGTCAATGGATGAGTGGAGTATGTTTACTCTAATATCTGAGAAACTTGAACAAATAGCAAATCTTCCAGAAAATGCTGATAAACAAGCACTTGATGATAAAAGATATGCTAGAGATGGTTTCCATGATCTTAAAAACTTCCACAAAGAGTTTACAAATACAGACTCTGAATCAGAAGCTGCTATGGAGCCATATTTAGGAACTGATAAGCAAGCTGTTGAAGCTGCACTTCAAGTTTGTGAGCAGTATGAGCCACATACTATAGAAAAGATGTATAAACAAGGTGGTTTCTTACAAATTAATTCAAAAGGTGCAACATCATCACCTTTATATACTGATATTCCATATAATACTATGGAAAATCATATGTTTAAATTTGAGCCTTTCCACACTATGAGTGGTAGACAAACTTTTTATGTGGATCATGATATGTTTATCAGACTTGGGGCAAATACAAACACAGCTATGAAAGGTATTAGACCAGAAACTAATGCATATCCGTTTAATTTCTTAACACCACATGCAAGATGGTCAATTCATAGTAACTATAAAACAAGTAGAACACTACAAAGACTTCAAAGAGGTAAACCTTATATCGCAATAAATAGAAAAATTGCAGAGATAAAAGGGATCAAAGATGGTGATGAGATCAGAGTATATAATACACTAGGTGAGTTTTATGCTATGGCAAAAGTTAGTTCATCAGCACCTATGGATTCATTGGTTATGGAGCACGGATGGGAACCATATCAATATAGAAATCTAAAAGGACACAATGAAGTTGTACCAACAGCATTAAATCTACTAGAGATGAGTGATGGTTGGGGTCATCTAAAAAGTGGAGCACTTTGGGACGGTAACCAGTATGCATATGATGGTGCAGTAAACTTTGAAAAAGCAAGAAAGTAAGGGGAGGAAATAACGAATGTCAAAAAGACAATTAGCAATGGTTATGGACCTAAATAAGTGTATTGGATGTCAAACTTGTACAGTTGCATGTAAGACACAATGGACTAATAGAAATGGTCGTGAATATATGTATTGGAATAATGTTGAAACATATCCTGGAACTGGATATCCAAAAAACTGGATGGAACTAGGCGGTGGTTTTGATGCTGCTGGAGATTTACAAGATGGTATTATTCCAAATATAGAAGCAGATTATGGTGTGCCTTGGGATTATAATTTTGATGCATTAGCAGATGGGAAACAACTTACTCCTAATGTTGAGCCTACATGGGGACCAAACTGGGACGAAGATGAAGGTGCTGGAGATTTTCCTAATGATAACTACTTTTTCTATATCCCAAGAATTTGTAACCACTGTACAAATCCAGGATGTTTAAGTTCTTGCCCAAGAGATGCAATATTCAAAAGAGATATAGATGGTGTTGTACTTGTTGACCTTGACAGATGTCAAGGCTATAGATACTGTATAGCTGGGTGTCCATATAAAAAAGTATATTTTAACCCAAAACTTTCTAAAACAGAAAAATGTATATTCTGTTTCCCAAGAATAGAGCAAGGACTACCACCAGCATGTGCACAACAATGTGTTGGAAGAATTAGATTTGTAGGTTTCTTAGATGATGTAAATTCTCAAGTTCACCAACTTGTACATAAATACAAAGTTGCATT contains:
- a CDS encoding molybdopterin-dependent oxidoreductase: MTRPMNSTLFENKIANDNSTTTDVTVVTGESNIQSEQRRNFLKVSGATAAMLAGSSHLFAKTEVMDITNGKHNYPNATYTENMYRNEFGFTYGKKDEHGFAYHCVNCQGNCAWEVWSHNGVITRENQSARYPRINAKIPDFNPRGCNKGVQHSQIMYEKDRILYPMERVGKRGEGKWKRISWDDAATKVAQQIFDVMTDPKRGPSKLLVQAGTGLLTEGRRGAPLRFGTQLGATRIYPASYLGDMFSGAAIAFGEGNVGCTYDFLYNVDVAVFWGANPSVSRIPDAHFVWEGKYNGAKVIVITPEFNASAKSADLWLPIKPGTDNILAMAVMNEILKNKYYKPEFIKTYTDLPMLVKVDDKKLLRASDFEYDAAAAYSAAHKIDPKAEERLYCWNTNTNSIAEMPGCHGSKDQTLKIKDFNINPALEGEWEIDVRGKKVKVTTVFELLKKNAEPYTAEYAAKECFTNIAPSVIKQLAYDMSVPKVVETTTGFSLNKYFNGVLTLWNICSIAGLTGKMGPYGGINTEGEWTLNGLGGLSAFSGKYNPRFGSGFVGEFVMGDGLATVEEYFSNEDVVRAHQSNGNKSGIDKAEYIKIIKAMLEKGDMSDGEKGTGHKHWDPEVAVLIADSRFRRNKGSKYREAFLRKMKHLTIVDFKMSEAAVYADILLPAKSHYEVWDIRTSPGYHRYTNLAQPVANIKPVGESMDEWSMFTLISEKLEQIANLPENADKQALDDKRYARDGFHDLKNFHKEFTNTDSESEAAMEPYLGTDKQAVEAALQVCEQYEPHTIEKMYKQGGFLQINSKGATSSPLYTDIPYNTMENHMFKFEPFHTMSGRQTFYVDHDMFIRLGANTNTAMKGIRPETNAYPFNFLTPHARWSIHSNYKTSRTLQRLQRGKPYIAINRKIAEIKGIKDGDEIRVYNTLGEFYAMAKVSSSAPMDSLVMEHGWEPYQYRNLKGHNEVVPTALNLLEMSDGWGHLKSGALWDGNQYAYDGAVNFEKARK
- a CDS encoding 4Fe-4S dicluster domain-containing protein, coding for MSKRQLAMVMDLNKCIGCQTCTVACKTQWTNRNGREYMYWNNVETYPGTGYPKNWMELGGGFDAAGDLQDGIIPNIEADYGVPWDYNFDALADGKQLTPNVEPTWGPNWDEDEGAGDFPNDNYFFYIPRICNHCTNPGCLSSCPRDAIFKRDIDGVVLVDLDRCQGYRYCIAGCPYKKVYFNPKLSKTEKCIFCFPRIEQGLPPACAQQCVGRIRFVGFLDDVNSQVHQLVHKYKVALPLRADRGTSPNVYYIPPTEAPPKFDAEGNVIEGSNRIPTEELEKLFGSEVNGAIKTLKSEMAKRKETGKSELMDLLIAYSHSEMFRLDNNYYKKEGTNKLAPVDNRYLSGKHTQRISRFSRGN